From a single Miscanthus floridulus cultivar M001 chromosome 8, ASM1932011v1, whole genome shotgun sequence genomic region:
- the LOC136469772 gene encoding uncharacterized protein, with protein MRDMRASPPPVPEDTRRRVINRAHTEAQKKRKDAKAVKRTKKILTHEELDKRRCQQRKDGLPLEESPSPSISTDASDRDDEDKMGRGPLDHLPDIVEVVPGVLASSPALLGGGGADLGLAIARSGAEVDMPEVRALGKCAVSPVGSAAAVEQVAAEATQLPPQRTEGAPGSFEDQPAPMDTEAMPLPPPLPLRTRVAMAKRLPPRSSRKRPAEVPTLAPLKALKVNLGSTAHWVAEAQAALHHGAASARADPKEPATQGGAIEAALTQEGEAAPPPRDSEARGSDAAEVLLATETTRTEVPRVSQARATETTVPETIEADAAGVGALATAEATMAEAGAPETTEATMAKAGAPGTTEATMVEVGAPGTTDADVIVAGLPAQEVGMKAVEALAAPLVQGPPPLRESAREVEVLPISSDDTSRA; from the exons ATGAGGGACATGCGCGCCTCTCCGccacccgttcccgaggacacAAGGCGGCGGGTGATCAACCGGGCGCACACCGAGGCGCAGAAAAAGAGGAAGGATGCCAAGGCGGTGAAGCGCACGAAAAAGATCCTCACGCATGAGGAACTGGACAAGCGCCGctgtcaacaaaggaaggatggcctcccattggaggagtccccgtcgccgTCGATATCGACAGATGCCTCGGACAGGGATGACGAGGACAagatggggcgaggtcccctggaccatctccctgacatagtggaggtggtgcccggggtgttggcaagcagcccggcactcctgggaggaggaggagcggaccTGGGGTTGGcaattgcccgctccggggccgaggtcGACATGCCCGAGGTGCGGGCGTTGGGCAAATGCgccgtcagcccagtgggctcggcagcggcggtggagcaagtggcggcggaggcgacgcaactgcctccgcagaggaccgagggggcgccggggtcctttgaggaccaaccggcgccgatggacacgGAGGCCATGCCTCTGCCACCGCCACTGCCTTTGCGGACAAGGGTCGCCATGgcaaagcggttgccgccccgctcgag CCGGAAGCGGCccgcggaggtgcctaccttggcgccccttaaagcgctcaaggttaacctcggctccaccgcccactgggtggcggaggcgcaagccgccctgcatcatggcgcggcatcggcgagggccgacccgaaggagccggccactcAAGGAGGGGCTATCGAGGCGGCCCTGACACAGGAAGGGGAGGCAGCGCCTCCACCTCGCGATAGCGAGGCCCGTGGGTCGGATGCGGCCGAGGTTCTCTTGGCCACCGAGACCACCAGGACCGAGGTCCCTAGGGTTTCACAGGCTAGGGCGACAGAGACTACGGTGCCCGAGACCATCGAGGCCGATGCGGCGGGCGTCGGAGCCCTCGCGaccgccgaggccacgatggcggaggctggagcccccgagaccaccgaggccacgatggcgaaggccggagcccccgggaccaccgaggccacgatggtagaggtcggagcccccgggaccaccgatgCTGACGTGATCGTGGCGGGGCTGCCGGCCCAGGAAGTGGGGATGAAGGCGGTGGAGGCCCtggcggcacccttggttcaaggcccgccgccattgcgggagagcgcccgggaggtggaagttcttccaatctcctccgacgatacttcccgagcGTAG
- the LOC136473356 gene encoding uncharacterized protein, giving the protein MVMMGQLGRLVDGIKSRLRAGGNKQRGGATRTKAAAGYDKVEKTESMRVEIRSRQARKLIAKNLDAADSIARAGRTRTNKRFFLAF; this is encoded by the coding sequence ATGGTGATGATGGGTCAGCTGGGGCGCCTGGTGGACGGCATCAAGTCCAGGCTGCGCGCCGGCGGGAACAAGCAGAGGGGCGGAGCGACGAGGACGAAGGCGGCGGCGGGGTACGACAAGGTGGAGAAGACGGAGAGCATGCGGGTGGAGATCCGGAGCCGGCAGGCGCGCAAGCTCATCGCCAAGAACCTCGACGCCGCCGACTCCATCGCACGCGCCGGCCGGACCCGGACCAACAAGCGCTTCTTCCTCGCCTTCTGA